The Arabidopsis thaliana chromosome 5, partial sequence genomic interval GCCATGCAGATACCTTGAAATAGTCAAAGAACTCACTTGGAACCCCATCAGCATCAGAGTCCATGACCTGGATGtgacaaacatttttttttgtaaattttcaaCTGCTTAGCAAGGAAACATGACCAACGAAAACTTAGAAGAGACGACGATCCAAGATATGAGTATATGAACTGGTGTCTACCTCAAGAAGTTCACGGGTTAACTTAAACGGGGCACTCTCAAAGTTTACGCCACCAGGAGAATTCGAAagcataaaaccaaaatcaatgtGTATAATGTGACCCTCTTCATCCAAGAGAAGATTTCCATTATGACGATCTTTTACCTAAACCGAAAGATTTTCAACCATGGAGCAATAAATGTCAAAGAATGCTATTCATGAAACTGACCAATGGCATCAAAACGTGCAAAACCTATAGATGAATACACAACGTACTGAGAGAAGGGGTCACTAAGACATTTACCTGCAGAAGGTAACAGACCAAAGAATATCCGGCCATACTTTCCACGAAATTCCTCTGCAAAAGAAGCCAATTCGCTAGGTTATATACACAACATGGCATCCGACACAAGTGGGTAGTTATGCACATAATCCTCAAAGTTTGAACCAAGCAGCTTCTTTCCTTAGATTAATCCACAAAGAAACTATCTTGAAAGTCCAATGCAAAGTATATTCCCAAGAGAATGCAACTTATGTATTCCCCGTTTCACAATAACATGTTTAACAGACGGAAGTCTAGCAAAttcctgaaacaaaaacatgctGGTTGAATGAAACTATTTAGACCTACCAGCAGTACATTACCTGGGCGAGCTTAAAACTTGGAGAGTTTTCTTTATACTTTGCAACAAAGAAATCACGTAGGCTCGTTATGTTGGGATATCTACTTTTGATAGAATGAATAGAAGCCTGCAGGAAGGGTAAATGGTACATTTATCACATACGCTTTCAATGTAAGAAGATTGATTACAGGATACAACAAAGCAACTAAACAGATGTGCAGAAACTTTGTTGCTAGTACAACAGAAGAGTTCTGTATATATCATTACCGTATCTGGAATTGTTTCTATAAGGGCAGTATAAGAAGATGTAACCAAGACTTCATAAGGACGTAACCAGAGGGGTAGACCTGCTTCCTGGAATATATCTAGCACATGAACAATACAGTTACTTTATAAGGCGGAACTATCCTtatcttaaataaataacagaATAAGAAAGCCTGAAAAACACAAACGAGAAGGCATACCCTACGAAATAGGATATTAAGAtgttggtagatttgaaaaagTATCACCTACCATAAAAGTGAGAAATGAGTTGCACAGCAAGATGCTCCTGCCTACAGTCGTCACCGCTCTTCACAATGATCTGCAAAAATCTAGAGTTATTTAATAATAGAGGTAGAAAAGAATATCATATGGCATAATTGTCAACACACAAGGACACAATTCAATAAAGATTAAACACGGAAAGTATCTAACATCTTTAGTAACAGCTTTTTAATGACAATACAAATTTGGCAGGACATACATAAGCAAAGTCTACATTATTGCAGGCTGGGAAGAGAAAAATGCATGATCAAGATCGAAGTAGTGTCATATAGTTCATAGTTACTTTTCAATTATCGGGTAAAAATCGAGCTCACCCTAGACCTTAATATTCCTTAATAAACATTCTGGAAAGTCTGCAGACAAGGAAGATTAGCGGTATCAACCCGAATAACAGAAACCTTAGAGTACTCTATCAAATTGATCGAGGCCTTCAAGGCCCAAAACATATACCGATTCtatttcatcaacaaaagaaCTTAGTTTAGAGGATTATACTAATTGGGAAAcagcaaaccaaaaaaaaacggtATGGCTTTTGTAGCACTTACAGAACGCAGGTCCCAACCAGGTAACTTTCCATATATTGAAGCTTTACGTATTCTGTCTCGCTTTCCCTCCCAAAGTTCACCTGATAAGGCATCACCTTCCTTCAGCATTCCACCATTGGCctagtaaacaaaacaaaacataaatacataaaagGTTCAACATCTAAaacaggaaaaagaagaagataacccATATTCTATGTTAAACATGCATATACCCTTGGTTGTGCATCCGACGAATCCTGACCCGCCCCTTTGAGAGGAAGGCCTGGAGGTGCCTCTCCCTTCGCTGCAGCAGCCTGCACAGGTGATTTAATTAAGGATTAATGACGGGTCACAACGCCAAACAGAACACATACAATTTCAATATCTTGACTTTTTGAACATAAACGCcttaataagaaaatgaagtgTATAGCATGTCGGAAGGACAATAGCAAGCACAGGCACTAAAAACATCGACTAGTTGAGTATAAGAATTATTCCAACAACTTGAAAGAGACATGAAGTATCGgatatttttgtgaaaaaaacataaaattagtTGCCTCCTAAAAGTTATTGATCAAGAAACACTCACCCTAACTTCCTCCATGGCAACAGTACTTGGAACACGACGATGTTCCTTTTTACGTGGGACTGATGGATCAGGAATGCTTTCCATTCTAAGTCCTGGGTCAGCCGTTACGACCACCCTTACCCATTCAAGATCATTGTTCAGCCCAGTCCTTGGGGCTTCCCCCAGAACATCATCAATTGGATCGCCAAATGATTCAAGAGCTGAAGTACGATCCTCCACTGAGAGACTTACATTGACAAGTTTCACCTTCACCTCTGACTTAGGAGTCATCGCTTGATCAATTGCTTGAGCAGTGGATAACGACATTCGGTCAGCACTGTTGCGATAAACCTCCTGAGTAGTCCATAGTGGATAAGCCCATGGAGGTGGCTTTTGCAAGAATGCGTCCCCGTTTGCCAATGGAATCCCCCCTTTAGAAAGCTTCTGGGAGTTCGATGATTCTTTAGCACTGACGTAACaatatcagaaaacaaaaagaacaatggGAGAGTTTTATCATGAAAAGTTTCACACTTCGTATGGTTAATGGGATATAAAAAAGAAGGTAACTTCCTATTAAAAGAAGTAGATTTTACCTGGGTGTTTCTGCTTTCAAAACTTCTACGGAGATCATGTATGGCGCCTTTTCCCTAGAATTCAAAAGAATGCATTCGTCTTCAGGAATATGGACCACACGAAAAACTCCTCTCCCCATTGGAAAACAAATTCCTGGAAGgttatttgaatttaaattatgaataGAAATTcaatttgataacaaaaacatttaccACAACAGAAACAATGTTGacgaaatataaaataaagaattcaATAATCCTTAAAAACGCGGAGGTTTAGATGCCAAAAAGATTGGACCAGATAATTCTCtcaagaaagaaacacaagTCCAAGGAAATCCTATACAAGAGAGGAAAATAAGTGATAAAAGAGCAAGGATGGAAAAACATAGATTCTTCAAACAAGAGTGGAAATAAATATGATATAACGGACATAATACTAATTTAAGACAAGCAACACGATGAGCACTCAGAAACTTTAACAGGGCATGAAACGTTCACATACTATTTCAGAGAAAAGCATACATGGCCTATAGAATATATACCGGCTCAATATATTTGAGCTACACATATAAAGTAGACCTCCAAATAATAActcttaaaatataattttagaaaaataccTCCAGTGATTTCAGCTTCCgataaatgaaaattgatcTCTGCAAGagactaaaaccaaacaaaagaaatataaaatttagtcAGTTGCTACAAAGGTAGAATTTgacataaatttaattatcaaTAAGAAAAGTCAGTTTCACCTCCCGAAGACCAATCTTCCGATCTTCGATGGGAAAGATATCTACCAAACCATATGACGTTTCACATAACGCTTGTACAAACTCCAACGACTCGTGGTAAGCCCCTTTCCTGAATTGTGATGCAGTATTGTTTGGTAGCGGGGGCTTACCAGATGGAGTATCATCCCGCTGTTTAGGTGAGCCTGGCCGTTTCTGCAATGGTTATAATAAGAAACATTGGTATGAGATAATCAAGCtcatatgaaagaaaaaaagtctgGCATAGATAAATAATCAATTGAAGTCGAACAACCACCCTGTTTCAGCCAACATTTGTGTCaagtaaaattcaaaagaaggaaagacATATGATTGTATCCTACAAGAATCTTGATAAATGACTCTGAAGATGTGGATCAAATGAAAACTGAATGTCAAAACAGTGCAAATGCAACCAGTATATGCAATAAGACAGAAACACAAAAGACCAAGTCAAACGAGAACAAACCTccttgtgtttctttgatccAAACAGTTCAGAATCTTCAACAGATTGGTCACGATCTCTGAACAACTTGCGGAAAAAGTTTTCTGTCCCAGGACTGCTTTCAACTAAGCCATTGCtgctattttcattttctgaagTAGGTTTTGCATCTTCGGGATGTATACGGAATAATcttttgaaaagagaaaattctGGAGATTCATCACCCTCACTTTCATTCCCGTCATCAACCTTGACAATGTCTTTCTTGTCATCAGATTTTTCCTTAAagaattttttgaaaaaccccTCCCTCTCATCCTCTTCACCAGATTTCTTATCGGCATACACTGTTCCATTGGCTTCATTCTTTTCACTACCATGTCttttgtcatcatttttttcCCTGAAAAGTTTCTTAAGGAACCCATCTTTGTCCTCATCATCCACTTCTTTAGGAACTTTATCATCTTCAGGTTTGCTGTCACGgaataatttcttaaaaaaaccTTCTGAGTTTGGGTTTGACTCCTCGTCCTCGTTTTTACTCTCCCGTAACAATCTCTTGAAGAAACTGTCTGAATTTGCACCCAAttcctcttcatctccctTATTATCTCGTAACAACCTTTTAAACAGCCCATCTGAACTCGATGTCAATTCCTCGCTTTCTCCTTTACTACTCAAGAGCCTCTTGAAGAACCCCTCGGAACTGTTTGTTATGTCCTCATCTTCTGATTTATTGTCTTTCAAAAGGCGCTTAAAGAAACCCTCTGAGTTAGGTATTGGTTCATCACCCTCACCTTTGCTGTCCCTCAAGAGCCTCTTGAAGAATCCTTCCTTTTCactctcttcatcatctttgtcAGCTGACTTTCTAAACATTAAAGCATCTCTGACTTTAGGACTTGGGATaagtttcttaaaaatctTATTGTCCTCAGCAGGTAACTGACTACCATCATCCTGCACGTTGGTCCCTGGCGAAGGTGAGAATGACAAAGACTTCTGGGTGGGAGGAGATAGCTTTAAGGAGAAGAGCTTCTGTTTTGATGACAAAAGTCTATTTAGGACCTGATTCTTGCTCCCTGGGGTTGAGACCTCGTTCTGTGGACGCATGAGAGGAGACCACTCACCCATCAAAGTAGCTGCAATTTGACACTTCTCTTGAATCCTGCTGATGCCTTCATTATCGTCAGCATCCTCCAGCTCAGCCAACAAAAACCAATGCACTTTCAGTGCGATTTTCAGTGACTTTCCACAGATGTCTATAACAAACTTATCAAGCGATGGGCTTGGTTTGTGCACCATCATGTAGCAAATCTGGAAGAGATAACTCTCAATACCTGATAAGGGAAGCGTATACATCCTATTGCATAAGTAATCCCTAACACCAGCATGAGGGTGCTTGTACAGATAACTAACAGCAATCCACTCACAGAAGAAAGCAGAATCGAAAAACCTAATAAGCCAACCATTAGAACCAGTATCGCCGATGATATTACTCTGTGAGGTAATCTCACGAGGTGACTCAGCCGAGTCTCCTCGGACCAAAGATAGAAAGCGTCCCATCGGCATCCTAATCAGCCAAGCATAAAAAGCCCTAGCTCACAGACCCAAATCATCCGTCGAGACAACAGATCCAGGAGACTCTTCCAACAAACCAGATTAACGGAGCCTCTCTCTTCCCCAATAACTAAACCCTAGGATTACCCGTAAAACCTTAACTCAAAAAACCTATCTATAACCACCCAAAGCTCAAAATCTCAATGCCAAATCGACGAAATTTGGCTTTATAATGCTTAACTTTCCTAAATCGcgaaaaaaacacagaaaataGAGATTTCTCCGTATCCTACTCACTCCAATCGCCGTAAACCGAAGGCGATCGGAAATTTCTCCAGAATCCAAAACTAAATCTCACGTAGAGAACCAAGCGATGAGCTAATTAATCCCGTTCTTCCTGCTATCCGAGAAATTCTGCTTGTTAAAATTCAGAGCAGAATCAAGTAACAGAATTAGCCGGAGTAGATCGCCGTCGTCTCAGCCGGAAGCAGTTTGTGGTGGAAGATACGGTCGTCGTCCTCGGCTGTTGGTGgcagacagagagagagagagagaggggaaAGTAATTATCGTTCGCaatacttttaaattattttcatttttttattaattttaattttttggtttttagtaaTTCGtactatttaattattattttggtttggcgAGGGAGGAGATCTAACGTGCGCTGGAAAGTCCACGCGATCAtaataaagttgaaaatcCTTGGTGGGAAGTAAACGTGATTTGTCCACAACGGGACACTTGGACAGTTGATTAACTTTTGTTGACAGttgatttttcattattttctttcaaaagatTATTACTattgagattttgaattttgaatctGATAAGCTAATTACAAGAAGTAATAatctgatttttaaaaaatacgatatatatttatatctttcaCGATGCCACGaaacattttgtttcctttcacTTTCACGTCTCTAATTTTCTTAACACATGCATTTCCTTTTCAGATGAAGAAATTTTGTACTCGTTTCATAGAACAAGTTGTAATTGGTACTATAGTCAAACTACActgtaacaaaatataaatatgatacTCTTGACAAAAAGTTGGGACTTACTTACTGACAATGACGATATTATGAGAAAATTTCATCTACTAAAATGATATCATATGATTTCCTGTATTTTATTACACAGTTTTtatgagaaaattaaaacgaaattaaaGAATTTTGTTGTTAGTCATTGCAATATTACaccataattttcttaaaaagaatatataaatgttacttgtagtatttcttttttgtatagTGGACTTTGAGAATGTTTCTGCCTGAGCTTTTGGCGAATATAACTATGAGGGTGTGAGAGAAAACATAGATGAAGGAATAAGCGATAGATCGAATAAAAGGACCAATGTTGTGAGACAAAGTAATAACATAAACTAAAAGAGTAAACGCTAGTAATAGAGAAACCGATATGGTCTAAAAACAGAACACTCCAAAACATACATAGATTAACCCTAATAAAAACCATTAATCAATTTCATACAGCCAAATCTAGCTGGTGAAAAAAGATTCAGGTTTTTTTTTACGCactagagaagaacaaaacgaACAGTACGGCACTGAGTACAGTTGTGAACGAGGTCGGAATCAAAGAAGATCCATCGTTCCCTGAAGAAGGATTTGGAGCTAGAAATCCGGCTGTCTCAGGTCCAGCAGCAGCTACTCCTGGAGCAAGACCTGATAAAATTAGGTTCCACATTAAGAAATCTCAAAAGCGTAAAACATCTCAACGAGAAATCACATAACTAACATGGAGAAAAAGAGCAGAGATTTCCAATCACTCGAGCAAatttttacaaagaaaatcacAAATAAGGAATTCACACAAATTTTTGTCATGGTTcgtattaattataattttttgtattgtaGAATCTTAGATAAATCATTTTCACTTTAAGTGAGAACCCAGATGATCAAAGTCAAACAATCGacaatttttatcttttcaaaattttcaagtgGGAATTTAAAAACACAATAAAGCATTGCATGAGACAAAACTTAagagtaaaattaaaaatcaaccaagaagaaagacaaaatacCTGGAGCAGTACTTGGAGCAACAGACActgtaagaacaaaaataaaataaaaaagcattataagtaatttaatcaacatcaacaacaacaaaaaatagaatctTAAAACAGTTTCGAAAAATctacaaattattttcttaattaaactgaaaaaattagaaaaaatgtgGATTTAAGAAACCGCTCTCGAAGATTAAGCATAACAAATTAAGATCTACAAAACCGGAAGAGAtctaagaaacaaacaagttAAGAAATGAATAGATCTTACATCCACAAGTAGCGATAGAAGGAGCGTGAAGCTTGCATGCGGCGGGAAGAGTAGAAGCCTTAGTGATATTCAAAGTAACTCCAAGAGAAGCACTGCTCTTAAACGCTTCACATAGACACTGAGAGTCAGCTTTAAGCACCGTCTTAAGACCAGAGCAACATGTACCTTCCGGTTTCGCCACCGTGCCTCCGCTCGAAACGAAGGATAAACAGTCAGCCATGTTGAGTATGAGAGTCGAACAGTCTACAGACGGAGCCGGCGCCGTTGCGTGGTGGTGAGATGCGCCGAGAACTGAGACGGAGGATAGGGATAGAAGAACGATGAGAAAGAGAGGTGTTGTTGCGGTGAAGGAAGAGTGTGTTGCCATTGTGTGggattttgattcttcttctcttttttttgctcttttgagtttttgaggAGAGAGTAGAGAGGTTTTTTAATGGTGGAAAATGAGAAAgagtgaagaggaagaagaagggattTTGTAGGTcggttttggggttttgggGTAATGTGCAAAAACGATGACGTTTAGGTATACGTGTCTCTTTGCATTTTCCATATGGATGCGTGATCGTGGGGTCTTTCACCAAGAGACCTGCCCTTTcatctttccttctttctttttttctctcttccttttcaagtttttactcatttgttttttaattactccattttgaaaatttattaactTTACTAGGAAAAATTTATTAGCTTTCATACACtaactaagaaaaaattaaatgcaCCTCCGAATTCTTTGTTCTTTCGCTTTCCTATTATGCGAAATTTGCGGGATATTTCTAACAATCAGGggtttccaaacaaaaatctaaactaattagtaattagagtaaaaaaattgagaaaaaaacaacgaGAATAATTGATcgagaaaaataaactattgTTTGTTACTATGTTAGTGTACTCTCTTGAAAATAACAAACCACATTTAAGGAAATGTTTTATCCTCAAACCCTTATTGATGTTTGGCCTTTTCAGTTTCTATGTGGTTGTGAGTCTGAGGCCGTTCATTTTTTAAACCACCGAGTTAAGTCATGGAACTTGTTGTTTGCCTCTGAATGGAATACTTAGCATGTCAAATTATCAATATTGATAGCTTAATGTACGCAAGTGAATAGATAAATATTACACGTAAAAAATAGAGGAAGATTAATATGAGTTCTATATTTAGCCTCCACGATTCATctacagagaaagaaaaaaagtaagttACTTcgtcttttgttttaaaacgaATTTGGAAGGTCGAGAGTAGAGAcatatgttattatataaCTTACTCTTTACTCTTTAGCTCCACACATGGATTTGTATTTATACTCGAGATGATTTTCCATTGTATGATAAAAGCATCAAATcttatttccaaaaataaaaaagattccGGTTGGTGATTTGGTCGACGTGTAAAGAGATCACAGAATCGTAGCCATTCGGATCGTCAAAAAACACTACCTACCGACTTCAAGCAATACTGACGGTAACTAATATTTGGGCCGTAAAACTCAAGCCCATACAATATGGGCTCATTGTTCTCTACTCTTTTGAAACCGATGGCCTATTGTGGCCTAGTTGAAGAGTAAATACATAACAAACCCACCTCATAACTTTTATTATCTTCCCGAATTGCCCCATTAGAAACAAACTGTGTAAATCAGTCCTCATcctgaaagaaacaaataatttcaaTCTTTGCTTCTATATCGGTACTCCTAAAATCTAGCGAAAACTTCTCTTTTGTCTCTCAAGTCAGACTCAATTCCCATGGACTTCTCCGTCAAACCTTCCGGCGGCTCACCTTCTCCGTCATCTTCCACCTCTTCTTCTACGCCTCATCGTTTCAAATCCGTTACCACACCAACCGCTACTGCCGCTGCCGTCTCAGGATTCTCCCCCTCCGCCGCCGCTGATCGAGATCCGATGCATTCCTGGTGGGAATCAGTCTCAAAGCAACGTTCTCGCatcctctctctttcatctcttctctCCGGCGATTCTCACTTTGAAGACGGTGACGTAACTCCGATCTCCTCTCTTGCAGATTCCGATCGGCCGGCGTTATCGTTACTCTCTTCTCGTGCTGCTTACTCTTTGATATCGAATTCTCTTTGCAATCCAGCTTCTGGTTCTGGATCTGATCCGCTTTGTCAATGGCTATACGAAACTTATCTCTCCTCTGATCCACCACTTCGTCTCGTTGTCCTCTCGTTCTTTCCGTTACTCGTCGGAATGTACTTGTCTCGAATTCATTCCTCGGATTCGacatctcttccttctctatCCGGATTCGAAGCTGTGCTTCTCGCAATCTACGCCGCTGAGGTTAAAGCTCGCGCAGGTAAACCTATACTCGTACACATTCCAGATCTCTCTCAGCCATCTCTTTACCACACACCGAGAAACGGCGTTGACAAATCGCGTGATTCCAATCCCACCGCCTCCGTCGGAGTCTTGTCTCCGCAGCTTGAGCCTCAGATCGCGGTTAAGTCAACTAAGCGAGCCAGCATCGTTGGCGTGGGACTACAATGCTATTTCAAGGAGATCTCACAAATGCCGGCTTGGTCTAAGCTTGAATTCTGTAAGTTCTCTGCTAGTTGGGCTGGTCAAGACTGCGATTGCAAGGAAAAGATCgatgaagacgaagacaaAGTCTTAGCACTAACTAATGGTTTTGGAGATTCATCCTCTTTCAATGGAAGCAGTGGACGTAGTCTTGAGATCGAAGAGGATTTTGATAGATTAGCAATCAGAGAGAACGAAGAACAACTTAGCTCTAATGGCGGAGGAGGGGGAGTAGGAAGAGGCGTGAGGATTCCACTTCCATGGGAGCTGTTTCAACCTACGTTAAGGATTCTAGGTCATTGCTTGCTTAGTCCATTGAATACTGAAGATGTTAAAGATGCAGCTTCCAATGCAGTAAGATCATTGTACGCAAGAGCCTCTCATGATCTGAATCCACAGGCGATTTTAGCTACAAGGAGTTTAGTTAACCTTGATACAAGCGCACGAACCTCGGGAAAGACCGTAGCTGCAGAGACTGTTAATGGCTCATCGAATGTGAACACTCCAAGCAAGGCGAAAAAACCTGAGATTCTTCTGGCATCAAAGTGAGTGTGTAGTAGTGTTTCTGTTAATCtgatattgttttggtttgtgtaGGTTATGATGTATAGTTGAGTTTGAAACATGTGAGAAAAATTTGCAGATTGATGTAGAATCTTTGTTGTGGTTTTACATTGTTGTGATGCTTGAGGATTAACTTGGTTTGGGTTAGAGAAGTTTGTGAGAAAATGCAGTGGATGATCTTTGTGTTGTACTTGTATGATCTTAATTTGCGGTTGTGACAATAGTCTTGTattcttttattcttgttttgcaTTTGAGATTGTTTGTATCAAAAGAATCTTGTTATGTTTCTCTAAATCGTTACTTGTCCTTTGTGGGTTGAGTTGTCTTTGATCTGCAAACTCTTGTGTGATACCAAAACtgctaaaaacaaaacaaaaagtgagcCCAAATCTAGAAATGGCCCAATTGCTAATGAAACCCTAAAAGCCcgaatttttaatttggaagGAAGAAACTACGATCATTCGTTCGTCAATTTATGATCATGTTGACCTCTTTTGACTAACTTATTTTGGCACAAAAGCGAACCAAAGATCAGTATACATCATTCTCAATCGATCTAATATATTCCAGAAAACTTTGATGATGCATATTCTTGGttttattgttgattttttttttttggggcaAAATCAATTCATCTCATTCGAAAAAGTTAGGGTTCCAAACAGGGGAGGAGGAGAGCCTCCTTTGCGAAAGCATCAGCCTGGCTATTTTGACTATGAATCAATTCACACAAATTGGATAGCCATAAGTGATTCCTTTCGATTTTTTAAGTGGGGATGATAGCATTGAATATGATAGCGTAACCgcaattcaaaataaaacacacaaatcttGTATTAGTAGTAAGTTAAAACATcattgtgaatttgtgatacataatgaattaatgattatttagaagaaaaaaaacatatttagaaatttgttttctttgtcccaaacaaaaaaagtcgTTTCCTAATTAGGCATTTTCGATAAATACAAACTTAGGATAATGATTAGCGATTGTAACTTCGCTGGAATCCACAAGAGGTCCTAACTTCTCTAATCCATGAATTGTCCAAACAACATCATATGTATATTTAATCTTTTCAGATAATCAAATATCAACTCCGATAATAGATAAGCTTCCATTAATCAAACATATTCAACA includes:
- the XYP1 gene encoding Bifunctional inhibitor/lipid-transfer protein/seed storage 2S albumin superfamily protein (Bifunctional inhibitor/lipid-transfer protein/seed storage 2S albumin superfamily protein; FUNCTIONS IN: lipid binding; INVOLVED IN: lipid transport; LOCATED IN: anchored to plasma membrane, anchored to membrane; EXPRESSED IN: 25 plant structures; EXPRESSED DURING: 14 growth stages; CONTAINS InterPro DOMAIN/s: Bifunctional inhibitor/plant lipid transfer protein/seed storage (InterPro:IPR016140), Plant lipid transfer protein/seed storage/trypsin-alpha amylase inhibitor (InterPro:IPR003612), Plant lipid transfer protein/Par allergen (InterPro:IPR000528), Plant lipid transfer protein/hydrophobic protein, helical domain (InterPro:IPR013770); BEST Arabidopsis thaliana protein match is: Bifunctional inhibitor/lipid-transfer protein/seed storage 2S albumin superfamily protein (TAIR:AT2G13820.1); Has 30201 Blast hits to 17322 proteins in 780 species: Archae - 12; Bacteria - 1396; Metazoa - 17338; Fungi - 3422; Plants - 5037; Viruses - 0; Other Eukaryotes - 2996 (source: NCBI BLink).) — its product is MATHSSFTATTPLFLIVLLSLSSVSVLGASHHHATAPAPSVDCSTLILNMADCLSFVSSGGTVAKPEGTCCSGLKTVLKADSQCLCEAFKSSASLGVTLNITKASTLPAACKLHAPSIATCGLSVAPSTAPGLAPGVAAAGPETAGFLAPNPSSGNDGSSLIPTSFTTVLSAVLFVLFFSSA
- the XYP1 gene encoding Bifunctional inhibitor/lipid-transfer protein/seed storage 2S albumin superfamily protein (Bifunctional inhibitor/lipid-transfer protein/seed storage 2S albumin superfamily protein; FUNCTIONS IN: lipid binding; INVOLVED IN: lipid transport; LOCATED IN: anchored to plasma membrane, anchored to membrane; EXPRESSED IN: 25 plant structures; EXPRESSED DURING: 14 growth stages; CONTAINS InterPro DOMAIN/s: Bifunctional inhibitor/plant lipid transfer protein/seed storage (InterPro:IPR016140), Plant lipid transfer protein/seed storage/trypsin-alpha amylase inhibitor (InterPro:IPR003612), Plant lipid transfer protein/Par allergen (InterPro:IPR000528), Plant lipid transfer protein/hydrophobic protein, helical domain (InterPro:IPR013770); BEST Arabidopsis thaliana protein match is: Bifunctional inhibitor/lipid-transfer protein/seed storage 2S albumin superfamily protein (TAIR:AT2G13820.1); Has 35333 Blast hits to 34131 proteins in 2444 species: Archae - 798; Bacteria - 22429; Metazoa - 974; Fungi - 991; Plants - 531; Viruses - 0; Other Eukaryotes - 9610 (source: NCBI BLink).), whose translation is MATHSSFTATTPLFLIVLLSLSSVSVLGASHHHATAPAPSVDCSTLILNMADCLSFVSSGGTVAKPEGTCCSGLKTVLKADSQCLCEAFKSSASLGVTLNITKASTLPAACKLHAPSIATCGLSVAPSTAPGVAAAGPETAGFLAPNPSSGNDGSSLIPTSFTTVLSAVLFVLFFSSA
- a CDS encoding hyccin (FUNCTIONS IN: molecular_function unknown; INVOLVED IN: biological_process unknown; LOCATED IN: plasma membrane; EXPRESSED IN: 23 plant structures; EXPRESSED DURING: 13 growth stages; CONTAINS InterPro DOMAIN/s: Hyccin (InterPro:IPR018619); BEST Arabidopsis thaliana protein match is: unknown protein (TAIR:AT5G21050.1); Has 1807 Blast hits to 1807 proteins in 277 species: Archae - 0; Bacteria - 0; Metazoa - 736; Fungi - 347; Plants - 385; Viruses - 0; Other Eukaryotes - 339 (source: NCBI BLink).) produces the protein MDFSVKPSGGSPSPSSSTSSSTPHRFKSVTTPTATAAAVSGFSPSAAADRDPMHSWWESVSKQRSRILSLSSLLSGDSHFEDGDVTPISSLADSDRPALSLLSSRAAYSLISNSLCNPASGSGSDPLCQWLYETYLSSDPPLRLVVLSFFPLLVGMYLSRIHSSDSTSLPSLSGFEAVLLAIYAAEVKARAGKPILVHIPDLSQPSLYHTPRNGVDKSRDSNPTASVGVLSPQLEPQIAVKSTKRASIVGVGLQCYFKEISQMPAWSKLEFCKFSASWAGQDCDCKEKIDEDEDKVLALTNGFGDSSSFNGSSGRSLEIEEDFDRLAIRENEEQLSSNGGGGGVGRGVRIPLPWELFQPTLRILGHCLLSPLNTEDVKDAASNAVRSLYARASHDLNPQAILATRSLVNLDTSARTSGKTVAAETVNGSSNVNTPSKAKKPEILLASK